The window CGTGTCGCGGCACGACGTCCTGCGCACCCGGTTCGCGTGGACCGGAATGCCGGAGCCGATGCAGGTGGTGCAGGCGGAGGCCGCGCCGGACCTTGCCGTCCACGACCTCGCCGGGCCCGGGTTCGGCGGCGGCCTGGAGCGCTGGCTGGAGGAGGATCGTGCCCGCGGCTTCGACCTGGCGCGGGACCCCGCCATGCGCCTGGCCCTCTTTCGCCGCGCCACGGACGAGTGGGTGCTGGTGTGGACGTTCCATCATGTGATCCTGGATGGTGCCTCCGTCGCCCACGTGCTGCGCGAGGTGTTCGCCCTCTATGACCAGGACGCGGACGCCGAACTGCCGGCCCGGCGCCCGTTCCGCGACCATGTGGCGTGGCTGCGGGAGCGCGGCTCCGCGGAGGACGAAGCGTTCTGGACGGAGTGGCTGCGCGGCGTCTCTGCCGCGGAGCCCCTGCGCGGGGCGCGCGCCCTGGCACGCGACCCGGCCGCGGAGCCGCCCTCCGGCGTGCGCGAAATGCGGCTCTCGCTCCCGGCGACCGCGGCGCTGCGGGCGTTCGAGCAGGAGCAGGGCGTGTGGCTCAGCACGGTGGTGCAGGCGGCGTGGGCGCTGTTGATGGGACGCTGCACCAACCGCCGTGACGTGGTGTTCGGCGCGGTGCGCGGCGGGCGCGCCACGGGGATGGATGGGGCAGAGGGGATGGTGGGAATGCTCATCAACACGGTCCCCGTCCGCGTCCTTCTCCGGGACGACGCGCGGGTGATCGACTGGCTGGACGAACTCGGCGACCGCCTTTCTGCGCTGGCGGAGCACGAGCATGCCGCTCTTTCCGACGTGGCCCGCTGGAGCGGAATCGCCCCCGGCGCGGTCCTCTTCGACACCATCCTGGACTATCAGCCCCGGCCGTTCGACGCGGAGTTGGGCGGGGCGTGGACCGCGCGCGAACTCCGCGTGCTGCGCCGCACGGGGTTTCCCCTGGCGATGGCGGTGACCGGCGAAACGCCGCTGCGGCTGCGGCTGGACTACGACGCGGAACACTTCGACGCGGTGTCGGCGGAGCGGATGCTGGAGCGCTTCGCCACCCTGCTGGAGCGGATCGCCGAAGATCCGGACCAGCGGCTGGGAGACGTCGATCCCCTCCCCCCCGCGGAGCGCCGCATGCTGCTGCACGCGTGGAACCAGCCCGAGACGCGGCTCCCCGCCACCCGCACCCATCTGCTGGTGGCGGAGCAGGCGGCGCGGACGCCGGACGCGCTCGCCGTCGCCTGCGGCGGGGAGCGCATGAGCTACGGCGAACTGGACGCCCGCGCGGAGCGGCTGGCGCGCCGGCTCGCTGCCCTGGGCGTGGGGCCGGAGGTGCGGGTGGGGCTCTGCCTGGAGCGCGGGGTGGAGATGGTGGTGAGCGTGCTGGCCGTGTGGAAGGCCGGCGGGGCCTACGTGCCGATGGACCCGGACGCCCCCGCCGAGCGGCTGGCCTGGATGCTCCGGGACTGCGCGCCGGCCGTGCTGGTGACGCAGACGCGCCTGGCCGCCGCCCTTCCCCCCCACGGCGGCACGACGGTGCTCGCCGACGGGGCGTGGGACGAGGAACAGGACGCGGACGTGAGCCTCCCGCCGGCCTCCGCCGGGCCGGACGAACTGGCGTACGTCATCTACACCTCCGGCTCTACGGGCACCCCCAAGGGCGTGGCGGTGCACCACGGCGCGATTTCCAGCCACGTGCGGAGCGCGACCGACGCCCTCATGACGGGGCCGGCCGACGTGGGGATCGTGCAGGCCGCGTACACTTTCGACATGTGGATGCTGGAGGTGTTCCCCCCGCTGGTGTCGGGCGGAAGCGTGCGCCTCCTTGCTTCCGGCGAGCTGCTGGAGCGCGAGCGCGTCCCGGCGGCGCTGGCGGGCGGCACCCTGCTCACCGCGGTCCCCGCCATGTTCCGCCAGGTGGTGGAGGCCGCCGCTGACGCGGGATACGGAGCGCTTTCGGCGCTGCGGCACGTCATCATCGGGGGGGAACGCGTTCCCCCGGAGCTGCTGGCGGATCTTCGCCGCGCCCTCCCCGCCGGCGCGGTGCTGCGCGTCCTCTACGGACCGACGGAAACCACGGTCGTCTGCACGGGGTGGACGGTTCCGGCGGACGGACGGGTGGAGGGACACCCGATCGGCACGCCGCTCCCCGGCCTGCGCGCGTACGTCTGCGGCGCCGGAGGGACGCTGCTCCCCGCGGGGACGGCGGGAGAGCTGTGGGTGGGCGGGCTGGGGGTGACGCGCGGCTACCTGGACCGGCCGGCACTCACGGCCGCGGCGTTCGTCCCGGACCCGTTCGGCCCTCCGGGAGGGCGGCTGTACCGCACCGGCGACCGGGTGCACCACCGCTCCGACGGAACGCTGGAGTACCTGGGCCGCGTGGACGAGCAGGTAAAGATCCGCGGCTTCCGCATAGAGCCGGGCGAGGTGGAGGCGGTGCTGCGCCGCCACCCCGGCGTCACCGCCTGCGCGGTCGTGGGCCGCGACGACGGGCCCGGCGGCACGCGGCTGGTGGCCTACGTCACCGGTGACGCGGGCGCCGGAGAGTTGCGCCCCTTTCTGCGCCGCACCCTGCCGGGGTGGATGGTGCCTTCCGTCTTTGTCGCGGTGGACCGGCTGCCGCTGGGCGCCAACGGCAAGGTGGACCGCCGCGCCCTTCCCGCCCCTCCCCCCGCCGCCGCGCAGGCGGAACACGTCGCCCCGCGCACCGAGGTGGAGCGGGTGCTGGCCGGCATCTGGGCCGAGGTGCTGGGGCTGGAACGCGTGGGGGTGCGCGACGACTTCCTGGAGCTCGGCGGGCACTCGCTGCTGGCCACGCGGGTGGTCGCGCGCATCCGCGCGGCACTGGAGGGCAGGGTGACCGTCGCCTCCCTCTTCGAGCACCCCACCATCGAGCAGCTGGCGCCGCTGCTGGCGGAGCGCGCCGCCGCTCCTCCCGCGGACCCCGCTCCGGGGCTGGCGGACCGCACCCCGCAGCAGCTGCTCTCCCAGATGGACCAGCTGTCCGACGAGGAGCTGGACCGCCTGCTCGCCTCCCACTCGTGACGCCGCCCATGCCGCTCCGTCCCCCGCCCCCCACCCCCGCGTCTCGCGACGCCGCGCACCCGGAGCACCCCGACGCGGCCGCGTTTCCGCCGGCCATGCGCCTGCGCCTTCCCAACGGCCTCACCGTGGTGCCGCAGAGCCGGACCGAGGCGGAGCACTTCTATCACGACATCTTTGAAAAGCGGATCTACCTGCGCCACGGCGTCACGCTGCAGCCGGGCGACTGCGTGTTCGACGTGGGCGGCAACATCGGCACGTTCGCGCTCTTCGCCGGCCGCGAAGCCCCGGACGCACGCATCTACACCTTCGAGCCCGCCCCGCCGGTGTACCGGCGGCTGCGCGCCAACCTGGCCCTGAACGGCGTCCGGGCGCGCGCCTTCAACCACGGAGTCGCCGAGGCGGAGCGCACCGCGCGCTTCACCTTCTATCCCAACAGTTCGGGGATGTCGTCCTTCTACGCCGACGCGCGGGAGGAGCGCCAGGTGCTGCGGCTGATGATGGACCGCGAGCGCGACGAGGGGCTGGACGGGATGGAGGCGCTCCTGCCGTTCGCGGACGAGCTGCTGGACGAGCGCTTCCGCGCGGTGGAGATGGAGTGCCGTCTGCGTCCGCTCTCCGCGGTGATCCGCGAGGAGGGGGTCGGCCGCATCGACTTTCTCAAGATCGATGTGCAGAAGGCGGAGCTGGAGGTGCTGCGGGGGATCGATGACGAGCACTGGCCGCTCTTCCGGCAGATCGTCATCGAGGTGCACGACCTGGACGGCCGGCTGAGCGAGGTCACGCGGCTGCTGGACGAGCGCGGCTTCGATGTCGCGGTGGAGCAGGACGAGGCCGTGGAGGGCTCCATCCTCTACAACCTCTTTGCCGTCAGCCGCACCGTTCCCGCGCGGGAAAGCGACCCGCTGCGCGGCGCCGCCGGGCCGTCCGCACCGGGACCGGACGCGGAGCGCGCGGCGCCAGCCCCCTGGCAGCTGCTCCTTCTTTCCGCCCCCAGCGCGGAGGGGCTCGACGCCGCCGCGGGGCGGCTGGCAGCGCACCTGGCAGAGCACCCCGCACTGCCGCTGTCCGGGGTGGCGTTCACCCTGCGCCAGGCCGCCGTACACCCGCACCGCCGCGCCGTGGTCGTTCGCGGGGGAGAGGATGCGTCCGCCCTGCTGGCCGGGCGCGACCCGGCCCGGACGGCGGACGGCGTGGCGGCGCGCGCGGAGCCCGCTCCCGTCTTTCTTTTTCAGGGCGTCGGCGAGCACTACCCGGGAATGGGGCGCGGGCTGTACGACGCGGAGCCCGTGTTCCGCGCCGAACTGGACCGCTGCGCGGAGCTGGTGCGCGGGCATCTGGGCTTCGACCTGCGCGAGCTGCTCTTCGCGGCGGACGCGGAGGCCGCCCCCGAGTCCGGCCGGGTGGACCTGCGCCGGATGCTGGGACGCGTCCCCGCCTCGCCCGCGGCGGAGCGGCTGAGCCGCACGGAGGCGGCGCAGCCTGTCGCCTTCGCCACGGGCTACGCGCTGGCCCGGCTGTGGGAGTCGCGCGGGGTTCGCCCCGCGGCGCTCGCCGGCCACTCCCTGGGCGAGTACACGGCCGCCTGCGTGGCCGGCGTTTTTTCGCTGGAAGACGCGCTGGAACTCGTGGCGCTGCGGGCCCGCGCCATCCAGGCGCTCCCCCCCGGCGCCATGCTGGCCGTCTCCCTGTCGCCGGAGGACGCGGCGTCCTGGACCGGCGGCGGCGTGGCGCTGGCGGCGGTGAACGCCCCGGAGCTGTGCGTCCTTTCCGGCACCACGGAAGGCATCGCGCGGGTGGAGCACGCCCTGTCGGCGGCCGGCCACGCGGCGCGGCGGCTGGCGGCCACGCACGCCTTTCACTCGCCCCTCATGCAGCCCGTGGCCGAGCAGGTAGGCGCGCTCGCCGCGCGCATGCGGCTGAACGCGCCGCGCATCCCCGTTCTCTCCAACGTGAGC of the Longimicrobium terrae genome contains:
- a CDS encoding FkbM family methyltransferase, whose amino-acid sequence is MPLRPPPPTPASRDAAHPEHPDAAAFPPAMRLRLPNGLTVVPQSRTEAEHFYHDIFEKRIYLRHGVTLQPGDCVFDVGGNIGTFALFAGREAPDARIYTFEPAPPVYRRLRANLALNGVRARAFNHGVAEAERTARFTFYPNSSGMSSFYADAREERQVLRLMMDRERDEGLDGMEALLPFADELLDERFRAVEMECRLRPLSAVIREEGVGRIDFLKIDVQKAELEVLRGIDDEHWPLFRQIVIEVHDLDGRLSEVTRLLDERGFDVAVEQDEAVEGSILYNLFAVSRTVPARESDPLRGAAGPSAPGPDAERAAPAPWQLLLLSAPSAEGLDAAAGRLAAHLAEHPALPLSGVAFTLRQAAVHPHRRAVVVRGGEDASALLAGRDPARTADGVAARAEPAPVFLFQGVGEHYPGMGRGLYDAEPVFRAELDRCAELVRGHLGFDLRELLFAADAEAAPESGRVDLRRMLGRVPASPAAERLSRTEAAQPVAFATGYALARLWESRGVRPAALAGHSLGEYTAACVAGVFSLEDALELVALRARAIQALPPGAMLAVSLSPEDAASWTGGGVALAAVNAPELCVLSGTTEGIARVEHALSAAGHAARRLAATHAFHSPLMQPVAEQVGALAARMRLNAPRIPVLSNVSGTWLTAEEAADPAYWARHLVGTVEFARCAAELLARPGVVLVEAGPGGSLGAFVRQQAASQGAAVPPGVASLPHAAEGTPEPAFLLGALGRLWTAGLRLEPAAFPADATSRLVALPDLTAETGTVRSTDFDGETARALAEIWGELLKVNAGPDDDFFLLGGHSLLATRLMARVQDRFGVRMRLRTLFQTRTVAAMARWIDEQAPASPL
- a CDS encoding non-ribosomal peptide synthetase, whose amino-acid sequence is MIEQTGARADGAAAEPTRSGEGPQPYPLTPLQHGMLFQSLRAPGSGVDVEQVVCTLREAVDEDGMRRAWTTAVSRHDVLRTRFAWTGMPEPMQVVQAEAAPDLAVHDLAGPGFGGGLERWLEEDRARGFDLARDPAMRLALFRRATDEWVLVWTFHHVILDGASVAHVLREVFALYDQDADAELPARRPFRDHVAWLRERGSAEDEAFWTEWLRGVSAAEPLRGARALARDPAAEPPSGVREMRLSLPATAALRAFEQEQGVWLSTVVQAAWALLMGRCTNRRDVVFGAVRGGRATGMDGAEGMVGMLINTVPVRVLLRDDARVIDWLDELGDRLSALAEHEHAALSDVARWSGIAPGAVLFDTILDYQPRPFDAELGGAWTARELRVLRRTGFPLAMAVTGETPLRLRLDYDAEHFDAVSAERMLERFATLLERIAEDPDQRLGDVDPLPPAERRMLLHAWNQPETRLPATRTHLLVAEQAARTPDALAVACGGERMSYGELDARAERLARRLAALGVGPEVRVGLCLERGVEMVVSVLAVWKAGGAYVPMDPDAPAERLAWMLRDCAPAVLVTQTRLAAALPPHGGTTVLADGAWDEEQDADVSLPPASAGPDELAYVIYTSGSTGTPKGVAVHHGAISSHVRSATDALMTGPADVGIVQAAYTFDMWMLEVFPPLVSGGSVRLLASGELLERERVPAALAGGTLLTAVPAMFRQVVEAAADAGYGALSALRHVIIGGERVPPELLADLRRALPAGAVLRVLYGPTETTVVCTGWTVPADGRVEGHPIGTPLPGLRAYVCGAGGTLLPAGTAGELWVGGLGVTRGYLDRPALTAAAFVPDPFGPPGGRLYRTGDRVHHRSDGTLEYLGRVDEQVKIRGFRIEPGEVEAVLRRHPGVTACAVVGRDDGPGGTRLVAYVTGDAGAGELRPFLRRTLPGWMVPSVFVAVDRLPLGANGKVDRRALPAPPPAAAQAEHVAPRTEVERVLAGIWAEVLGLERVGVRDDFLELGGHSLLATRVVARIRAALEGRVTVASLFEHPTIEQLAPLLAERAAAPPADPAPGLADRTPQQLLSQMDQLSDEELDRLLASHS